One window of the Arthrobacter sp. zg-Y919 genome contains the following:
- a CDS encoding DUF1992 domain-containing protein, with translation MDGRGAEQYRRRMERAARMRAAAAGGGLDEADVEQAAAEDELQHKRRKVDDAAKADYLVRDAMARGDFDNLKYAGKPIPNLGDGHDPDWWIKGLMQRENVTGLGPQAILLRTEDAELDARLDTRWTERQVREIVEDFNARVIDARRQLEGGPPVITQPRDVEREVQRWRDRKAAAAETESAAAPEPEQRRPWWKRRR, from the coding sequence ATGGACGGCAGGGGTGCGGAGCAGTACCGGCGCAGGATGGAGCGGGCCGCGCGGATGAGGGCGGCAGCTGCCGGCGGCGGGCTCGACGAAGCGGACGTTGAGCAGGCGGCCGCTGAGGACGAGCTGCAGCACAAACGCCGGAAGGTCGACGACGCCGCGAAGGCGGATTACCTGGTCCGCGACGCCATGGCGCGGGGCGACTTCGACAACCTCAAATATGCAGGCAAGCCCATTCCGAACCTCGGTGACGGCCACGACCCGGACTGGTGGATCAAGGGGCTGATGCAGCGGGAGAACGTGACCGGGCTGGGACCTCAGGCCATCCTGCTCCGCACCGAAGACGCCGAACTGGACGCCCGGCTGGACACGCGGTGGACCGAAAGGCAGGTCCGGGAAATCGTCGAGGATTTCAATGCGCGGGTCATCGACGCCCGCCGCCAGCTCGAAGGCGGGCCGCCCGTCATCACCCAGCCCCGCGACGTCGAACGGGAAGTGCAGCGCTGGCGGGACCGGAAGGCGGCGGCCGCCGAAACTGAATCCGCCGCCGCTCCGGAACCGGAGCAGCGGCGGCCGTGGTGGAAACGCAGGCGCTAG